AGCAGCAGGTGCTACTTGGCCTTCTCGAGGATTTCCACGAGCCGCCAGTTCTTCGTGGCGGACAGCGGACGGGTCTCGGCGATGACAACGAGGTCGCCGATGCCGGCGGTGTTCTCTTCGTCGTGGGCCTTGACCTTGGAGGTACGGCGGATAACCTTGCCGTACAGCGCGTGCTTCACGCGGTCTTCAACCTGGACAACGATGGTCTTTTCCATCTTGTCCGAGACCACGTAGCCGCGACGCGTCTTGCGGTAACCGCGCTGCTCAGCCGTGGCTGCGGTAGCAGTTTCGGTCACGTTCTGGTCCTTTTCACTCACTTGGCATCCTCCTCGGTCTCAACCGTTTCAGCCGGCTCGGCCTTCTTGGTTGCAGCCTTCTTGGACTTCTTCTCTTCTTTGGCTTCCACAACAGGTGCGGCAACCTCAGCACGAATGCCCAGCTCGCGCTCACGGAGAACGGTGTAGATGCGGGCGATGTCCTTCTTTACCGCGCGCAGCCGTCCGTGGTTCTCCAGCTGTCCGGTGGCGGACTGGAAACGCAGGTTGAACAGCTCTTCCTTGGCCTTGCGGAGTTCTTCAACGAGACGCTCGTTGTCGAAACCGTCCAGCTGTGCGGGAGCCAGATCCTTGGATCCTACTGCCATTTCTATTCACCACCTTCGCGACGCAGAATGCGTGCCTTCAACGGGAGCTTGTGGATTGCCAGGCGCAGTGCCTCGCGTGCTACCGATTCTTCGACGCCGGAGATCTCAAAGAGAACCCGGCCCGG
This genomic interval from Arthrobacter sp. SLBN-100 contains the following:
- the rpsQ gene encoding 30S ribosomal protein S17, translated to MSEKDQNVTETATAATAEQRGYRKTRRGYVVSDKMEKTIVVQVEDRVKHALYGKVIRRTSKVKAHDEENTAGIGDLVVIAETRPLSATKNWRLVEILEKAK
- the rpmC gene encoding 50S ribosomal protein L29, producing the protein MAVGSKDLAPAQLDGFDNERLVEELRKAKEELFNLRFQSATGQLENHGRLRAVKKDIARIYTVLRERELGIRAEVAAPVVEAKEEKKSKKAATKKAEPAETVETEEDAK